The following proteins are co-located in the Gloeocapsa sp. PCC 7428 genome:
- a CDS encoding rhodanese-like domain-containing protein, whose translation MNNPLGGIIPEQPPIEPQSNVHELKSRLEWGEPAFTILDIRDRNTYNDGHIMGAMSMPVEELVDRAESSLAKSRDLYIYGETDEQTAQAAQQLRTAGFEHVSELKGGLPAWKAVGGPTEGILESRTPAGADDYNVVSRMQNQAETQQK comes from the coding sequence ATGAACAATCCTTTAGGCGGTATCATTCCAGAACAACCACCTATTGAACCTCAGTCTAACGTACATGAACTTAAGTCGCGTTTAGAATGGGGCGAACCAGCATTCACTATCTTAGACATACGCGATCGCAACACTTACAACGACGGTCACATCATGGGCGCAATGTCAATGCCTGTAGAAGAATTGGTAGACCGCGCTGAAAGTTCACTGGCTAAAAGCCGCGATTTGTACATCTATGGTGAAACTGACGAACAAACAGCGCAAGCAGCACAACAACTACGCACTGCTGGATTTGAGCACGTATCAGAACTCAAAGGTGGACTTCCTGCATGGAAAGCTGTAGGTGGTCCTACCGAAGGGATTTTAGAGTCTAGAACCCCAGCAGGTGCAGATGACTATAACGTTGTTTCGCGTATGCAAAATCAAGCGGAAACTCAACAAAAGTAA
- a CDS encoding histone deacetylase, with amino-acid sequence MLPVIYSDEFLDHKTGRFHPETPGRLSAIATALKQSKFAHRIEWRSPTSLTESPALALVEQIHAAEYINLVRYIANTGGGYLEPDTPVSPRSYDVALLAVSAWLDGVNSVLATQNPAFVLTRPPGHHAESDRGMGFCLFSNAAIAAYYALAQPGINRVAILDWDVHHGNGTQAIVENHPQIAFCSLHQSPCYPGTGYASEQGKFNNVLNLPVSPGSTMATYQPLFEAKVIPFLCNFQPDLLIVSAGYDANAADPLAEIALQPQDYGKFTEYCLQLTRRIVFGLEGGYDFSALSQSVVATLEKCLVHV; translated from the coding sequence ATGCTGCCAGTTATTTATTCTGACGAGTTCCTTGACCATAAAACTGGACGATTCCACCCAGAAACACCAGGACGCTTAAGCGCGATCGCTACCGCACTCAAACAATCAAAGTTTGCCCACCGAATAGAATGGCGATCGCCAACTTCACTAACAGAATCACCAGCATTAGCACTTGTTGAACAAATTCACGCAGCAGAATACATTAACCTCGTTCGTTACATCGCTAATACGGGTGGCGGCTATCTAGAACCAGACACGCCAGTTTCACCGCGCAGCTACGATGTAGCATTGTTAGCAGTCAGTGCATGGCTAGACGGCGTGAATAGTGTTTTAGCGACTCAAAATCCTGCTTTTGTTCTCACGCGTCCTCCAGGTCATCATGCTGAAAGCGATCGCGGTATGGGATTTTGTTTATTTTCAAACGCGGCGATCGCGGCATACTATGCCTTAGCACAACCTGGTATCAACCGTGTCGCTATTCTCGACTGGGACGTGCATCATGGTAATGGTACTCAAGCGATCGTCGAAAATCATCCTCAGATTGCTTTTTGCTCGCTGCATCAATCTCCCTGTTATCCTGGCACAGGATACGCCTCGGAGCAAGGTAAATTCAACAACGTTTTAAATTTACCTGTGTCACCTGGTAGTACTATGGCAACGTATCAGCCTTTGTTTGAAGCAAAAGTTATACCATTTTTATGTAACTTTCAACCTGATTTACTGATCGTTAGTGCAGGCTACGATGCAAATGCAGCTGATCCTCTAGCAGAAATTGCATTACAGCCTCAAGATTACGGCAAATTTACAGAGTATTGTTTACAGCTAACTCGTAGAATTGTATTTGGTTTAGAGGGTGGTTATGATTTTTCTGCACTCTCGCAATCAGTTGTTGCCACGTTAGAAAAATGCCTCGTTCACGTTTAA
- a CDS encoding GNAT family N-acetyltransferase, producing MQIINLDAADEDILQQLADLLVDSFKEHWATAWTNFDSAFQEVQESLAPDRISRVAVDDNGTVLGWIGGISQYSGNVWELHPLVVHSEFQRQGIGSALVLDLENKVRERGGITLWLGTDDEDNMTSLSGIDLYPNVWEHIANIKNLRGHPYEFYQKLGFVIVGVMPDANGVGKPDIYMAKSLRS from the coding sequence ATGCAAATTATTAACTTAGATGCTGCTGATGAAGATATATTACAGCAATTAGCAGACTTATTAGTTGATTCTTTTAAAGAACATTGGGCAACTGCGTGGACAAACTTTGATAGTGCTTTTCAAGAAGTACAAGAATCATTAGCACCTGATAGAATTAGTCGTGTTGCAGTTGATGACAATGGTACAGTTTTAGGATGGATTGGTGGAATAAGTCAATACAGTGGCAATGTTTGGGAACTTCATCCTTTAGTTGTCCATAGTGAGTTTCAACGTCAAGGAATTGGCAGCGCGCTTGTTTTAGACTTAGAAAACAAAGTAAGAGAACGTGGTGGAATTACACTTTGGTTAGGTACAGATGACGAAGATAATATGACGTCACTGTCAGGTATAGATTTGTATCCCAATGTATGGGAACATATTGCTAATATCAAAAATTTACGCGGTCATCCTTACGAATTTTATCAAAAGCTAGGTTTTGTCATTGTGGGAGTCATGCCCGATGCCAATGGTGTAGGAAAACCTGATATTTATATGGCAAAAAGTTTAAGAAGTTAA
- the psaA gene encoding photosystem I core protein PsaA, protein MTMSPPEREEKKARVIVDNDPVPTSFERWGQPGHFDRTLAKGPKTTTWIWNLHALAHDFDTHTSDLEDISRKIFAAHFGQLAVIFLWLSGMEFHGARFSNYEAWLSDPIGIKPSAQVVWSIVGQDILNADVGGGFHGIQITSGLFQVWRGAGFTNSFQLYVTAIGGLVAAALMLFAGWFHYHKRAPKLEWFQNAESMLNHHLAGLLGLGCLSWAGHQIHVALPVNKLLDAGVAPKDIPLPHEFILNNSLMAELYPSFAKGLTPFWTLNWGQYADFLTFKGGLNPVTGGLWLTDTAHHHLALAVLFIVAGHMYRTNWGIGHSIKEILENHKGPFTGDGHKGLYENMTTSWHAQLGTNLAMLGSLTIIVAHHMYAMPPYPYLATDYATALSIFTHHMWIGGFLIVGGAAHATIFMVRDYDPAVNQNNVLDRVIRHRDAIISHLNWVCMFLGFHSFGLYIHNDTMQALGRPQDMFSDTAIQLQPVFAQFVQNIHTLAPGSTAPNALEPVSYAFGGGVVAVGGKIAMMPIALGTADFMIHHIHAFQIHVTVLILLKGFLFARNSRLIPDKANLGFRFPCDGPGRGGTCQVSGWDHVFLGLFWMFNTIAIAVYHFSWKMQSDVWGTIDPDGTIAHITGGNFAMSANTINGWLRDYQWAQAAQVIQSYGSALSAYGLLFLGAHFVWAFSLMFLFSGRGYWQELIESIVWAHNKLKVAPTIQPRALSIIQGRAVGVAHYLLGAIVTIWAFFEARIISVG, encoded by the coding sequence ATGACGATGAGTCCTCCGGAGCGAGAGGAAAAAAAGGCAAGGGTTATCGTCGATAACGACCCTGTACCTACTTCATTTGAAAGATGGGGACAGCCTGGTCACTTTGACCGCACCTTAGCTAAAGGTCCAAAAACAACAACCTGGATTTGGAACCTACACGCTCTCGCCCATGATTTTGATACTCATACCAGCGACCTAGAAGATATCTCGCGCAAAATCTTTGCGGCGCACTTTGGTCAGCTGGCTGTGATCTTCCTCTGGTTGAGCGGCATGGAGTTTCATGGCGCTCGCTTTTCAAACTACGAAGCTTGGCTAAGTGACCCAATTGGGATTAAGCCAAGTGCGCAAGTTGTTTGGTCAATTGTTGGTCAAGATATTCTTAACGCCGACGTTGGTGGTGGTTTCCACGGCATCCAAATCACCTCTGGATTATTCCAAGTTTGGCGTGGTGCTGGTTTTACAAATTCCTTCCAGCTATACGTAACTGCAATTGGCGGTTTAGTGGCAGCAGCTTTGATGCTATTTGCTGGCTGGTTTCACTACCATAAGCGCGCTCCTAAGCTGGAATGGTTCCAGAATGCGGAGTCGATGCTAAACCACCATTTGGCAGGCTTACTGGGCTTAGGTTGTTTATCTTGGGCAGGTCACCAAATTCACGTAGCTTTACCAGTCAATAAGCTATTGGATGCTGGAGTAGCACCAAAGGATATTCCCCTACCCCACGAATTCATCCTGAATAATAGTTTGATGGCAGAGTTGTATCCTAGTTTTGCCAAAGGGTTAACGCCCTTCTGGACATTGAACTGGGGACAATACGCTGACTTTCTCACCTTTAAGGGTGGATTGAATCCTGTAACAGGTGGTCTATGGTTGACCGATACAGCGCACCATCACTTAGCTTTGGCTGTGCTATTCATCGTTGCAGGTCATATGTACCGCACGAACTGGGGTATTGGTCATAGTATTAAAGAAATTTTAGAGAACCACAAAGGTCCTTTTACAGGTGATGGACACAAAGGTCTCTATGAGAACATGACCACGTCGTGGCACGCCCAGCTAGGTACAAACCTCGCGATGCTTGGTTCGTTGACAATTATCGTGGCGCATCACATGTACGCGATGCCTCCCTATCCGTACTTGGCAACTGACTACGCCACAGCGCTATCGATCTTCACTCACCATATGTGGATTGGCGGCTTCCTAATTGTTGGTGGAGCAGCCCACGCGACGATTTTTATGGTGCGTGATTACGATCCAGCAGTGAACCAAAACAACGTGCTAGATCGGGTAATTCGTCACCGCGATGCGATTATTTCGCACCTGAACTGGGTGTGTATGTTCCTTGGTTTCCACAGCTTTGGTTTATACATCCACAACGATACAATGCAAGCGCTGGGTCGTCCGCAAGATATGTTCTCGGACACCGCAATTCAATTGCAGCCTGTGTTTGCGCAGTTTGTCCAAAATATCCACACCTTAGCACCTGGTTCTACCGCACCTAATGCGCTTGAGCCTGTGAGCTATGCCTTCGGTGGTGGTGTGGTTGCTGTAGGTGGCAAAATTGCCATGATGCCGATCGCCTTGGGTACGGCGGATTTTATGATCCACCACATCCATGCTTTCCAAATTCACGTTACAGTATTGATTCTACTGAAGGGCTTCTTATTTGCTCGCAACTCGCGTTTGATTCCAGATAAAGCGAATCTTGGTTTCCGCTTCCCGTGCGATGGTCCAGGTCGCGGCGGTACTTGTCAAGTATCAGGCTGGGATCACGTGTTCTTAGGTTTATTCTGGATGTTCAACACGATCGCGATCGCGGTCTACCACTTTAGCTGGAAGATGCAATCGGATGTGTGGGGAACGATTGACCCAGACGGAACCATAGCGCATATCACGGGTGGTAACTTTGCGATGAGTGCAAACACCATCAACGGTTGGTTGCGTGACTATCAATGGGCGCAAGCAGCGCAAGTGATTCAGTCCTACGGTTCAGCACTCTCTGCATACGGTCTGCTGTTCTTAGGCGCTCACTTTGTTTGGGCTTTTAGCCTCATGTTCCTCTTCAGCGGACGTGGCTATTGGCAAGAACTCATTGAGTCGATCGTTTGGGCACATAATAAACTAAAGGTCGCCCCAACAATTCAACCCCGCGCACTCAGTATTATCCAAGGTCGTGCGGTAGGAGTAGCTCACTACTTGTTAGGAGCGATCGTGACAATCTGGGCGTTCTTCGAGGCGCGCATAATTTCAGTAGGTTAG
- the murF gene encoding UDP-N-acetylmuramoyl-tripeptide--D-alanyl-D-alanine ligase, whose amino-acid sequence MPCCGTLNQLAQVLAAKPVLSKTEITTQFTGINTDSRTIKPGEVFVALRGEKFDGHKFVSAALEKGAIAAIVDSGFQSPNESIPFLQVEDTLKAYQQIAHWWRQQFSIPVIAITGSVGKTTTKELIAAVLATQGSVLKTQANYNNEIGVPKTLLGLGSEHDYAVVEMAMRAKGEIALLTQIACPTIGVITNVGTAHIERLGSEQAIAEAKCELLAQMPNSAVAILNHDNSRLMKTAATVWQGQTVTYGLEGGDVRGEIASDRIVVDGTEVTLPLPGRHNATNFLAALAVAKVLQIDWSCLNTGLVVDMPSGRSQRYELPNDVVILDESYNAAPEAMKAALHLLAETPAKRRIAVLGAMKELGERSLQLHQEVGKLVDQLKIDLLIVLVDGEDAEAIAQSTESTSVECFASHKDIVEYLREIVSEGDRILFKAAHSVGLDQVVNQFRVNFS is encoded by the coding sequence ATGCCTTGTTGTGGTACTTTAAATCAACTTGCTCAAGTTTTAGCCGCTAAACCAGTTTTATCTAAGACTGAGATAACGACACAGTTTACGGGTATTAATACAGATAGCCGTACTATAAAACCAGGCGAAGTTTTCGTTGCCTTACGTGGAGAAAAATTTGATGGTCATAAATTTGTATCCGCAGCTTTAGAAAAAGGTGCGATCGCAGCGATTGTTGACTCTGGCTTTCAATCGCCAAATGAATCGATTCCATTTCTGCAAGTAGAAGATACTTTAAAGGCTTATCAACAAATTGCGCACTGGTGGCGTCAGCAATTTTCTATTCCAGTGATTGCAATTACGGGTTCAGTTGGGAAAACGACAACTAAAGAACTCATTGCCGCAGTTTTAGCCACACAAGGTTCTGTTCTCAAAACCCAAGCGAATTACAACAATGAAATTGGTGTCCCAAAAACCTTATTGGGACTTGGTTCGGAACATGATTACGCAGTTGTTGAAATGGCAATGCGGGCAAAGGGAGAAATTGCTTTACTCACGCAAATAGCTTGTCCGACAATCGGCGTGATTACAAATGTCGGAACTGCGCATATCGAAAGATTAGGGTCAGAACAAGCGATCGCAGAGGCTAAGTGCGAATTATTAGCCCAAATGCCAAATTCGGCGGTAGCAATTCTCAATCATGATAATTCGCGTCTCATGAAAACTGCGGCAACGGTTTGGCAAGGTCAAACTGTTACTTACGGCTTAGAAGGCGGAGATGTACGTGGTGAAATTGCCAGCGATCGCATCGTAGTCGATGGAACAGAAGTAACGTTACCGCTACCAGGGCGACACAATGCGACTAATTTTCTCGCGGCTTTGGCTGTTGCTAAAGTTTTACAAATCGATTGGTCATGCTTAAATACTGGTTTAGTCGTTGATATGCCAAGTGGGCGATCGCAGCGTTATGAATTACCGAATGATGTGGTAATCTTAGATGAAAGTTATAATGCTGCACCAGAAGCAATGAAAGCAGCACTGCATCTACTGGCAGAAACGCCAGCAAAGCGACGAATTGCAGTGTTGGGTGCAATGAAAGAATTGGGAGAGCGATCGCTGCAATTGCACCAAGAAGTAGGAAAGTTAGTCGATCAACTCAAGATTGATTTATTAATAGTTTTAGTTGACGGTGAAGACGCAGAAGCGATCGCACAAAGCACCGAAAGTACTTCGGTAGAGTGCTTTGCTAGTCATAAAGATATCGTAGAGTACTTGCGAGAAATTGTTAGTGAAGGCGATCGAATTCTTTTTAAAGCTGCGCATTCGGTAGGTTTAGACCAAGTTGTCAATCAATTTCGTGTTAATTTTAGTTAG
- a CDS encoding thioredoxin-like domain-containing protein: MMRVRAPELPQNQAWLNVEQPLSLQQLRGQVIILDFWTYCCINCLHTLPDLKYLERKYKDNLTVIGIHSAKFDNEKEVENIRQAILRYDIEHPVLVDSGFKVWQQYAVRAWPTLMIIDPEGYVVSYVSGEGHCNAIDQLVAQLIQKHQEKGTFSAQVLNLILEKQRQPLITPLAFPGKVLATTASLFIADSGHHRIVVSTLAGELQYVIGTGKPGLRDGSFSEAQFFSPQGMCFDTEKQLLYVADTENHAIRRIDFQRQVVETIAGTGDQSRNIQPHHGAGLETALNSPWDIQQVGNSLFIVMAGSHQIWELQLETLAISTYAGRGAEACIDGALAESAFAQPSGITTDGKDLYIADSEVSSIRRISLENLQVTTLCGSGELFGFGDVDGVGAEVRLQHCLGVEYFQEQLWIADTYNHKIKRVDPHTSICQTVLGDAAGDRDHKQTNAQFSEPSGLSGIGSYIFVADTNNHAIRRVNVNTLEVTTMHFPKLCAPDLCFPIEKDFHINKN, from the coding sequence ATGATGCGAGTGAGAGCGCCAGAACTCCCCCAAAACCAAGCTTGGCTAAATGTTGAGCAGCCCTTATCACTACAACAACTGCGAGGTCAGGTTATTATTTTGGACTTCTGGACGTACTGCTGTATCAACTGCTTGCATACCCTGCCAGACTTAAAATATCTCGAACGCAAATACAAGGATAACCTTACAGTAATTGGTATTCACTCAGCTAAGTTCGACAACGAAAAAGAAGTTGAGAATATCCGCCAAGCAATCTTGCGCTACGACATTGAACATCCAGTACTCGTTGATAGTGGGTTTAAAGTGTGGCAGCAATATGCAGTGCGTGCTTGGCCAACTTTAATGATAATTGATCCTGAAGGTTACGTAGTTAGTTATGTATCTGGTGAAGGTCATTGCAATGCTATAGACCAATTAGTAGCGCAGTTAATTCAGAAACACCAAGAAAAAGGGACTTTTTCGGCGCAAGTACTCAATTTAATTCTAGAGAAACAACGCCAACCATTGATAACACCGTTGGCTTTCCCTGGTAAAGTTTTAGCCACAACAGCCAGTTTATTTATTGCTGATTCTGGTCATCATCGCATCGTTGTAAGTACTTTAGCGGGAGAGTTGCAGTATGTCATTGGCACGGGTAAACCTGGATTGCGCGACGGTTCGTTTAGTGAAGCGCAATTTTTTAGTCCTCAAGGAATGTGTTTTGATACCGAGAAGCAATTATTGTATGTAGCCGATACAGAAAATCATGCAATACGCCGAATTGATTTTCAGCGTCAAGTTGTAGAAACGATCGCAGGTACAGGCGACCAAAGCCGCAATATCCAACCGCATCACGGTGCTGGTTTAGAGACTGCGCTTAATTCTCCTTGGGATATCCAACAAGTAGGCAATTCTTTATTTATCGTGATGGCAGGTTCGCACCAAATTTGGGAGTTACAATTAGAAACGTTGGCGATCTCAACTTATGCTGGTAGAGGTGCAGAAGCTTGTATTGATGGCGCTTTAGCAGAATCAGCTTTTGCTCAACCTAGTGGCATCACGACTGATGGTAAAGACTTGTATATTGCAGATAGTGAAGTCAGTTCGATTCGTCGTATCAGTTTGGAAAATTTACAAGTAACAACCTTATGTGGTAGTGGTGAGTTGTTCGGCTTTGGTGATGTTGATGGCGTTGGGGCAGAAGTACGCTTACAACACTGTTTAGGCGTAGAATATTTCCAAGAACAACTATGGATTGCAGACACCTACAACCACAAAATTAAGCGAGTAGATCCTCATACGAGTATTTGTCAAACTGTACTAGGAGATGCAGCGGGCGATCGCGATCACAAACAAACAAATGCTCAATTCTCTGAACCTTCTGGACTAAGCGGGATAGGTTCTTACATCTTTGTTGCTGATACGAACAACCATGCGATTCGACGTGTAAACGTTAATACGCTAGAAGTCACAACTATGCATTTTCCAAAACTATGTGCTCCAGACTTATGCTTTCCTATCGAGAAGGATTTTCATATTAATAAAAATTAA
- the mutL gene encoding DNA mismatch repair endonuclease MutL, with amino-acid sequence MLSSIYTLPEEVVNLIAAGEVIDSVAAVVRELVENSLDAGATRIVVAVWTQHWRIRVADNGCGMKLTDLQQAATAHSTSKIRNCDDLWKITSLGFRGEALHSLTQLAHLEIMSRPALTAEGWHVCYDAGGQVSEATTVAIAPGTVVTVSDLFGNLPNYREGLPAIAQQMKAVQSTIQQIALCHPHVTWQVWQDDREWFTISAGKTSQHLLPQILRQVHINDLQELTVEVPNPDTLSPQVQSDNSTTRAFIKLILGLPDRCHRHRPDWIRVAVNGRRVKLPEIEQTVLTATARTLPRDRYPICFLHLQVAPNHINWNRHPAKSEIYLHHLDYWQEKVAQAIEQALRVHPETIPESLHNSRVSKLIKAAEATSGYNYNRQIQDTEVESHNSSPPTYILKAVAQVNNTYIVAEHPGGLWLVEQHIAHERVLYEQLVDNWQLVTLEPSVILNNLSPAQRSQLERIGIEIEPFGEQMWAIRNIPAMLQTRDDCADALLELSLGGDLQTAQVAVACRSAIRNGTELSLEEMQTLLNQWQRTRNPRTCPHGRPIYLSLEESALSRFFRRHWVIGKSHGI; translated from the coding sequence ATGTTATCCAGTATTTACACTTTACCGGAAGAAGTTGTTAATTTAATTGCTGCTGGAGAAGTGATAGACTCAGTAGCAGCAGTTGTACGAGAATTAGTAGAAAATTCGCTCGATGCAGGTGCAACACGAATTGTTGTAGCTGTGTGGACACAGCATTGGCGCATACGAGTTGCGGATAATGGCTGTGGGATGAAACTCACAGATTTACAGCAAGCAGCAACAGCACACAGCACGAGTAAAATTCGCAATTGCGACGATTTGTGGAAAATTACTAGCTTAGGGTTTCGCGGTGAAGCGTTGCATAGCCTAACGCAATTAGCACACCTAGAAATTATGAGTCGCCCAGCCTTAACCGCCGAAGGATGGCACGTTTGCTACGATGCTGGAGGACAAGTATCTGAAGCAACAACAGTCGCGATCGCGCCTGGTACAGTTGTTACAGTATCAGACTTATTTGGCAATTTACCAAACTACCGCGAAGGATTACCTGCGATCGCCCAGCAAATGAAAGCCGTGCAAAGTACAATTCAGCAGATTGCTTTATGTCACCCGCACGTAACTTGGCAAGTTTGGCAAGACGATCGCGAGTGGTTTACGATCAGCGCTGGAAAAACCTCACAGCATTTATTACCGCAAATTCTTCGTCAAGTGCATATAAATGACTTACAAGAACTGACTGTTGAGGTTCCCAATCCAGATACTTTATCTCCTCAAGTACAGAGTGATAATTCTACAACACGCGCTTTTATCAAATTAATTTTAGGCTTACCCGATCGCTGTCATCGTCATCGTCCTGATTGGATAAGAGTTGCGGTAAATGGGCGTAGAGTAAAATTACCAGAAATTGAACAAACGGTACTGACTGCAACAGCACGAACATTACCGCGCGATCGCTACCCAATATGTTTTTTACATCTTCAAGTTGCGCCTAATCATATCAATTGGAACCGCCACCCTGCAAAATCAGAAATTTATTTACATCATTTAGATTATTGGCAAGAAAAAGTTGCGCAAGCCATTGAACAAGCTTTACGCGTTCATCCTGAAACAATTCCTGAATCTCTACATAATTCACGAGTTAGCAAATTAATTAAAGCAGCTGAAGCAACAAGTGGGTACAACTATAACCGCCAAATTCAAGACACTGAAGTAGAATCCCACAATAGTAGCCCTCCTACTTACATTCTTAAAGCTGTAGCTCAAGTTAACAATACGTACATTGTGGCAGAGCATCCAGGAGGATTGTGGTTAGTTGAACAACATATTGCACACGAACGTGTTTTGTACGAGCAATTAGTCGATAATTGGCAACTTGTGACGTTAGAACCGTCAGTTATTTTAAATAATCTCTCCCCAGCACAGCGATCGCAACTCGAACGCATTGGTATAGAAATTGAGCCTTTTGGCGAACAAATGTGGGCAATTCGTAATATTCCAGCAATGTTACAAACACGCGATGATTGTGCAGACGCCCTGTTAGAACTTAGCTTGGGCGGAGACTTACAAACTGCACAAGTAGCAGTTGCTTGTCGTAGTGCAATTCGGAATGGTACAGAATTAAGTTTAGAAGAAATGCAGACGCTTTTAAACCAATGGCAACGCACGCGTAACCCGCGAACTTGTCCGCATGGACGTCCTATTTATTTATCTTTGGAAGAATCTGCTTTATCTCGTTTCTTTCGCCGTCATTGGGTAATTGGTAAAAGCCACGGTATTTAA